From the Xiphophorus hellerii strain 12219 chromosome 20, Xiphophorus_hellerii-4.1, whole genome shotgun sequence genome, the window acataagAAGTATTAAacaccctgctgctgctgttgcagaTATTTCCAAGCAGGCGGCTCTCCAGAACACGTCAtccagcttctctctgagaacTACTCTGCTGTTGCACAGACTGTTAATCTGCTGGCAGAGTGGCTCATTCAGATGGGTGAGTAAAGAAACACAGGAAAACTAGCAAGGAAACGCCTTATCTGTTTATATTGTGGAGTGTATCGATGTTTTGTTACTTATCTGTAAGCTGTTTCGTTGGGCTTCAGGTGTAGAACCGGCTCAGGTCCAAGAGCGAGTAGAAAACCACCTTAAGAGTCTCCTGATAAAGCACTTTGACCCCCAGAAAGCCGACTCCATCTTCACGGTTGAGGGAGAGGTGGGTGTTATGAGCAGGAAGGAGCAGATTCATTACATTTCAGTCCCTGTTAGAACTGCATATCAAATTGCAATCATTATCTTATGTCatcttatatttaaaatgtccctCGTTTGCTGTCtgcaaaataatatatttcacCAGAAGGATGGATACTTCCATTAAAATTGTCCAAAACCTCACAGAAAGTTTTAATGATTTCATAATGATGGAACAGGTTTTTATTGCTGCCTCACATCCCCATCATAATGTTTCCCATATTGCATATTCTCCCAGTATCTCACAGCTCTAGTCCGTACAAACCAGTCCAGATTTATACcgtctgatttgtttttagacTCCAGCTTGGCTCGAGCAGATGATAGCACACACAACATGGAGGGATCTCTTCTACAAGCTGGCAGAGGCTCACCCCGACTGCCTGATGCTCAACTTCACTGTAAAGGTACAGTTATATATTTTCTACTTTGATTTgatctaaaattatttacattagaTGAGCCAGTTATTTCTTCTGATATCCTGCTGCACTCAGTTTTAGTTAATTCCTGTGtgtacacaaataaaatgatgtgTAGGTTGGTGGCTGAAGAAGCAtcttcatattttgtgtttttttgtttcttgttcaGCTCATTTCTGATGCAGGCTATCAGGGAGAGATCACCAGTGTTTCCACAGCGTGTCAGCAGCTGGAGGTTTTCTCCCGGGTGCTGAGGACGTCTTTAGCCACGCTGCTGGACGGAGGAGAAGAAAACCTAGAGAAGAACCTGCCAGAGTTTGCTGTGAGCCTTTCTTGTGTTCCTGTTTTACTTATAGGTGAAGGTAAagttaatatttctaaaaaaaaaaataaaaataaaaaaatactagaAGCATAGTTCCTCTGATCAGGCAACAGATTAAACTTTTGAACTCGGCTGTCGGGCCAAATTTAAGGAagttggattttgttttcaaccAATCAGCATCTCCTGATTGTCACACAAAACAACTTTTGCTTCAAACTCCAAAACATTTATTgcttcagaaatatttctaatcCAAGAAGGTTTGTGTCTAAACAGAAACTTCAGATGGTTatgtatcattttattttcacttatcGAGGCTCTTTCATCGGTAGAAAAGACTTGGacttaaaaagacttaaaaacagAGGTGGGTAGAATACCCAAAGATAGTACTCAAGtgagagtagcactacttcaacatatttattctcaagtaaaagtagaaactAGCCATCCACAGAATTACTTAagagtaaaaaattatttggtataaagtactgagtaactggtCAAATTATCACttatttagtatttaaaaattacatcatcagatgaaccaaaatataaatttgaatgaacattttggtattttaagaatgaaaatgacaataatttatacaagtaacaaaaaatgaCAGTCTGGCAAAAGAAAGTCTTTCCAAATTAGttactttcaataaaaaaattgtagtaaactttaacaaaaactgcaggtctgaGTCTTTGTCCTGTAATTCTTTggttaaaacctgtttgaatgACCAGTTTTTCTCATAACAGTTTGGATTCTTATAAAAAAGCATCTGAACATATTCCTGTCCAcacatgatttttattttttaaagatttttaattttttttgacttttcatattttatttttgatgtcatCTTTGACAAACATGTTTATCACACAAATTTTTATCTCTAGAAAGGGTTGTAAATGAATTTGACCATTTCTGtagtttgaaataaattgtaTCCTATTGACAAGAACACAATTTTTTAAGAGCTTTTAGCTGACAATATATTAACTACATAGAAGATTATTAACTGAAGAACGATGCATCTCTCGtgttcattttctattttttgagGAAAAGTGctgaaaagttcaaagaaaaCCACAGAAAGCCTGATTTACATCAGCTTTGTAAATGGAAAGAGCTCATTTGGAAACTGTAATCTTTtatgttcttcttctgttttctgcagaaaatgGTGTGTCATGGTGAGCACACGTACCTCTTTGCCCAGGCCATGATGTCCATCCTGGCTCAGGAGGAGCAGGGCGGCTCCGCTGTTCGTAGGATCAGCCAGGAGGTCCAGAAGTCGGCGCATCAGAGGTACGGCTGCCTCGTAATTTAGCAAAAGTTACAGAGCGAGGGTTAACAAGGTTCCCATCTAAACTGAATTAGATGGAAGAgacaaaaatctaatatttaacTCTCTAGAAATCTACCCTTGTGCTTTTGTTGTAGCCGGGTTGTTTGTGATAAGTGTCAGTAATAACCCTGATGCTGTGTCTGTCACAGGGGTCATGATGCCAGTCAAATAACCCTTGCTCTTGGTACGGCAGCAGCCTACCCTCGAGCCTGCCAGGCTTTGGGTGCCATGTTGTCTAAAGGAGCCCTGAATCCTGCCGACATCACGGTTCTCTTCAAGATGTTCAGCAGCATGGACCCTCCTCCTGTGGAGCTGGTAGAGGAGATGAAGCCTCTCTGATTCTGTTTTCATCCACTGCATCCTTGCGTTGCTGCTGATAACTGAACCTCTGCTCCCGTCTGTAGATCAGGGTGCCCGCCTTTCTGGACCTTTTCATGCAGTCACTTTTTAAGCCTGGATCAAAAATTAATCAGGAccataaacacaaatacatcCACATCTTGGCTTATGCTGCCAGTGTGGTTGAGACGTGGAAGAAGGTACAGAATATAACGACGCTCTTTGCACACTGTATCTATTATTAGCAAATCACTAACATTGGTGTAGTTTCTAGAATACACCTTGGACTGTTGGgtattttatctgattttatattctagaccaacacaaatcaTCACATATTTCTAAACTGGAATGGAAAGGAcaagtgttttaaaaacagactttgTTTCAATACCAGAACAAGAGAGTCAACATCAATAAAGAGGAGTTGAAGACAACATCCAAGGCCATTGAGACCGTTCACAACCTCTGCTGTAACGAGAACAAAGGAGCGACGGAGCTGGTGGCTGAACTCGGCACGTTATACCAATGCATCCGGTGAGTCAGACACAGAGATTTACactaaaaactgaacaaaaggtatttggtaaggttttatgtttttgcagtgatggaaataagaaatttttttttta encodes:
- the nelfcd gene encoding negative elongation factor C/D — protein: MDDEYYGGAGDWESAEGPLEDGYDEENDGKVQEDCLLKFSSRDYIMEPAIFNTLKRYFQAGGSPEHVIQLLSENYSAVAQTVNLLAEWLIQMGVEPAQVQERVENHLKSLLIKHFDPQKADSIFTVEGETPAWLEQMIAHTTWRDLFYKLAEAHPDCLMLNFTVKLISDAGYQGEITSVSTACQQLEVFSRVLRTSLATLLDGGEENLEKNLPEFAKMVCHGEHTYLFAQAMMSILAQEEQGGSAVRRISQEVQKSAHQRGHDASQITLALGTAAAYPRACQALGAMLSKGALNPADITVLFKMFSSMDPPPVELIRVPAFLDLFMQSLFKPGSKINQDHKHKYIHILAYAASVVETWKKNKRVNINKEELKTTSKAIETVHNLCCNENKGATELVAELGTLYQCIRFPVVAMGVLKWVDWTVSEPRYFQLQTDHTPVHLALLDEICTCHQLLHPQVLQLLIKLFETEHSQLDVMEQLELKKTLLDRMVHLLSRGYVLPVVSYIRKCLEKLNTDISLIRYFVTEVLDVIAPPYTSVFVQLFLPILENDSIAGTIRTEGEHDPVAEFIAHCKSNFIMIN